The following are from one region of the Bactrocera oleae isolate idBacOlea1 chromosome 6, idBacOlea1, whole genome shotgun sequence genome:
- the Capr gene encoding caprin homolog — protein sequence MPSASNKLEKQASIGSVHGTGGGNNGTGGGATKKSQDVINSNSNAVPENNTTVTSLNNNIANSTTNEGSVTSTSTNTKGVTANPVLEANIPMKQTITTIDHKIRNLEKRKTKLESYRTIQASGKELSSDQKAAVAKYDAVIAMLEFARDFSKQMWQFVKEAEKEQRKQARKDLITRALAETAKIREALVIENIINCFTDETIRADFVNGANGALKLETADITILDKFCCDVRTTRPETADDVPFVTAAQKAAELYSMTIDGRPKIYAENFTYDQIRLIFNKIQESGYLDKIYMATPEAEVEVKQEEEVFSNAADGEDVENTDELYLEEGLEKLNVSSMEVEDDLDEQNANVGLAEDDALQATNAGLANDIPLQQSQQQQPNLPQQLVSQQTTTKEHLDVQQQVQAGIQPPQTQQQQPLNAVVIQPTNAVAGAVPPNFQAPLQGAGAAPVHVAMFTAQQMQGAPPQMQQVPPGSIIGVPQVPPQMVPIAQAPPQQQRQLMTSPGTQAAAAQLPQGAIPIHGAPQPPSGHFTPTTVRAVEQGLFPHNRQQFIQQQMRPVAEIIGNGSFYFLQESELDSPELAGNAPIGSVVFEQHQQPPPQQTQQQPQITQDSLSQAQQQNILVHGGELQAAELHKNQQQHHLQQQQQIIQQQQQQQQSQPQQTIPTQTFTNQSFPPMQPAAASVAAPTSANSSNTPTLASNNPSPMFPQQQQKHPQLFSPVGGPGMQPQDAVTAHKQQLLLTEQQQQQQQQAPIMIMARMAAPQARLAQQQLPQVPQQAQQPQPTLGMQPGDVRVSDVTAAGYLGFDNGVVGLAYEQQMQQQLAVVAKASAAAAAAAAAAAAAEELKVSEDMGTHSKFNASESVIANEWDAMSKANAVSVRAAANISSNAVTNATATAALANALKSTSGVSSSSSVAGASSVLEPPTKWSAEMNALSNPSTPSGNSDNTPAIVRKIEWTSSNSSGGAGNGGSAGPSVGGGSAGGYGDSNQSSGSAHESNHWNSNQQQDGGHYNNGRQFQRRRGRGSYGNSQQNGSGRGGSAIYFRNNENSSSGSYYQNGGGNVYSNKDSGSRYDSGNYRGPRGSGGGGGAGNGRGNAPPSRTLGGRNGSGGQSNPSSSSYINRSSQRVPMGLDNKN from the exons ATGCCTTCTGCTTCAAACAAACTGGAGAAACAAGCCTCCATAGGCTCTGTGCATGGTACTGGCGGTGGTAATAATGGTACTGGTGGCGGTGCCACAAAAAAGTCTCAAGATGTGATCAATAGCAACTCCAACGCTGTGCCCGAGAATAATACGACTGTCACAAGCTTGAATAATAATATTGCCAACAGTACTACTAATGAGGGTTCGGTTACCTCCACCAGCACCAACACAAAAGGAGTTACTGCGAATCCTGTGTTGGAAGCCAATATTCCAATGAAACAAACGATCACCACAATTGACCATAAGATACGCAATTTGGAGAAACGCAAG actAAATTGGAATCATATCGTACCATTCAAGCTTCTGGCAAGGAGTTGAGCTCCGACCAGAAGGCTGCTGTAGCAAAGTATGACGCTGTTATTGCTATGTTGGAATTCGCCCGCGATTTCTCCAAGCAAATGTGGCAATTTGTGAAAGAAGCTGAAAAAGAGCAAAGGAAACAAGCACGCAAG GATCTGATTACACGTGCCCTTGCTGAGACTGCCAAAATTCGTGAAGCTTTAGttatcgaaaatattatcaATTGCTTCACAGATGAGACCATACGTGCCGACTTTGTAAACGGTGCCAATGGCGCATTGAAATTGGAAACTGCCGATATCACTATTTTGGATAAATT TTGCTGCGATGTTCGTACGACCCGTCCCGAAACTGCAGATGATGTACCGTTCGTGACTGCCGCCCAAAAAGCGGCCGAACTCTATTCAATGACCATTGACGGACGCCCCAAGATCTATGcggaaaattttacatatgaTCAAATACGTTTAATCTTCAATAAAATTCAGGAATCTGGTTATCTTGATAAGATCTATATGGCTACACCAGAGGCAGAGGTTGAGGTCAAGCAAGAGGAGGAAGTGTTTAGCAATGCTGCCGACGGTGAAGATGTGGAAAATACAGACGAGCTATATTTAGAGGAAGGATTGGAGAAGTTAAACGTCTCATCTATGGAGGTAGAAGACGATTTGGATGAGCAGAATGCCAATGTTGGGTTAGCTGAGGATGACGCTTTGCAGGCGACAAATGCTGGTCTTGCTAATGATATCCCGCTGCAGCAGTCGCAGCAACAACAGCCAAACTTGCCCCAACAATTAGTGTCACAGCAAACGACAACTAAGGAGCACCTTGATGTACAACAACAGGTACAGGCCGGTATTCAACCtccacaaacacaacaacaacaaccactaaaTGCAGTTGTAATACAACCAACAAATGCTGTAGCTGGTGCCGTACCCCCCAATTTCCAAGCACCACTACAAGGTGCAGGCGCCGCACCGGTGCATGTAGCCATGTTCACAGCACAGCAAATGCAGGGAGCACCACCACAGATGCAACAGGTGCCACCAGGCAGTATTATCGGTGTACCACAGGTACCACCACAAATGGTGCCAATTGCACAAGCGCCACCGCAGCAACAGCGTCAGTTGATGACTAGCCCGGGCACACAAGCCGCCGCTGCACAGTTACCCCAGGGAGCTATACCCATACATGGAGCACCACAACCACCATCAGGACATTTTACGCCAACAACAGTGCGTGCTGTTGAACAGGGTTTGTTCCCACACAATCGTCAACAattcatacaacaacaaatgcgtcCCGTAGCGGAGATAATTGGCAATGGTAGTTTTTACTTTTTGCAAGAGAGCGAACTCGATTCACCAGAATTAGCTGGCAATGCACCCATTGGTAGTGTCGTGTTCGAACAGCACCAACAACCACCGCCACAACAAACCCAGCAACAGCCACAAATTACACAGGATAGTCTCTCGCAAgcccaacaacaaaatatattagttcaTGGTGGTGAGTTGCAAGCAGCAGAGCTGCACAAAAATCAACAGCAACACCatttgcaacaacagcagcaaatcatacaacagcagcagcaacaacaacaatcacaaccGCAACAAACAATTCCAACGCAAACGTTTACCAACCAATCATTCCCACCCATGCAGCCGGCCGCCGCAAGTGTTGCTGCACCAACAAGTGCCAACAGCAGCAATACGCCCACACTAGCGAGCAACAACCCGAGTCCTATgtttccacaacaacaacaaaagcatccACAATTGTTCTCGCCCGTCGGTGGTCCGGGCATGCAGCCACAAGATGCGGTCACAGCCCATAAACAACAGTTGTTGCTTACcgaacaacagcagcagcagcaacaacaagcacccATTATGATAATGGCACGAATGGCCGCACCGCAAGCACGTCTGGCACAACAACAATTGCCACAAGTACCACAGCAAGCACAACAGCCACAACCAACATTAGGCATGCAACCAGGTGATGTACGCGTGTCGGATGTAACCGCTGCCGGTTATCTGGGCTTCGATAATGGAGTCGTCGGCTTAGCATACGAGCAACAAATGCAACAGCAACTAGCCGTGGTGGCCAAAGCGAGtgctgctgccgctgccgccGCTGCAGCAGCCGCAGCTGCGGAGGAACTAAAAGTAAGCGAAGACATGGGCACACACAGCAAGTTCAATGCCAGCGAATCGGTGATAGCCAACGAATGGGATGCCATGTCCAAAGCCAATGCCGTCAGTGTACGTGCAGCCGCCAACATCAGCAGCAATGCAGTCACCAATGCTACAGCCACAGCAGCGCTTGCCAATGCTTTGAAATCCACGAGTGGTgtcagcagtagcagcagcgttGCTGGCGCAAGCAGCGTCTTGGAGCCGCCCACTAAATGGAGCGCCGAAATGAATGCACTGTCCAACCCATCGACACCGAGTGGCAACAGCGACAACACGCCAGCTATTGTACGCAAAATTGAATGGACATCCAGCAACAGTAGCGGTGGTGCAGGTAACGGCGGCTCGGCCGGACCCAGCGTCGGCGGCGGTAGTGCTGGTGGTTATGGCGATAGCAACCAGTCATCGGGTAGCGCACATGAATCCAATCATTGGAATTCAAATCAACAGCAAGATGGTG GCCACTACAACAACGGACGACAGTTCCAAAGACGTCGCGGTCGCGGCAGTTACGGTAATTCGCAACAGAACGGCAGCGGTCGTGGCGGCAGTGCCATCTACTTCCGCAACAATGAAAATTCATCGAGCGGCTCGTATTATCAGAACGGCGGCGGCAATGTGTACTCAAACAAGGATTCCGGCTCGCGCTACGATTCGGGCAACTATCGTGGCCCGCGTGGTAGCGGCGGCGGTGGTGGCGCCGGTAACGGACGTGGCAATGCGCCACCTTCGCGTACGCTGGGTGGACGCAATGGCAGTGGCGGCCAATCCAACCCATCGTCCAGCTCATATATTAATCGCTCATCGCAGCGCGTACCAATGGGTTTGGACaataaaaattga
- the LOC106620428 gene encoding uncharacterized protein translates to MPASLQLYRYSFTAGAFAAGGSFFGRAPSQLSELPVLTSAFAPTAAATYYLELLFLRALPIFLMVICNVLNWRYFLKALQCAEHTLTATVLTAATNYMISFILGALVYREEITLLSTIGAIFIIAGLWFLCKAQEEQALSAKPKKLH, encoded by the exons ATGCCAGCATCACTGCAATTATATCGCTACAGTTTTACCGCTGGCGCCTTTGCTGCTGGCGGTAGTTTTTTTGGACGCGCGCCAAGTCAATTATCAGAGCTGCCGGTATTGACAAGTGCATTTGCGCCAACAGCTGCGGCCACATACTATTTAG AATTGCTTTTTTTGCGTGCACTGCCCATTTTCTTGATGGTGATTTGTAATGTGCTGAACTGGCGTTATTTTCTCAAAGCTTTGCAGTGTGCCGAGCATACATTGACCGCAACAGTGCTTACTGCTGCTACTAATTATATGATATCG tttatatTAGGTGCACTCGTTTATAGAGAAGAGATTACACTGTTGTCAACGATTGGTGCCATATTTATTATAGCCGGCCTTTGGTTTCTATGTAAAGCACAAGAGGAGCAAGCATTAAGTgcaaaacctaaaaagctaCATTAA
- the MYPT-75D gene encoding protein phosphatase 1 regulatory subunit 12A isoform X1: protein MVKGILVNRKADDAHKAQLKMEHADLVAEMQTVENLPTHERLQLARLRRTQQLKVARQKEKEWLKLQRAKGNATSALSGSHTTHHFRSNSGSASRHISFESSVVLLEAASRNDMHEVAELLERGITPDAANEDGLTALHQCCIDNNVEMLRLLLEYGANVDAQDSDKWTPLHAAATCGHLELVRILIDHGANLLAVNTDGNMPYDLCDDENTLDYIEAEMSKRGVTQELIDETRSSTERQMLKDLMEVARTGGDLEEPDYQGATPLHIAAANGYVRVVEFLLEMHVNVDAVDKDMWSPVHAAACWGHLEVLEMLAQCGADLNAKNKDDETPSDICEDPEIRERIEQLKTEQESKRLAEAQRRRVRRSQSNNTRAQSVRRTSLRDKTLTTKKDAVEEARLRLQAQEVFIAPDGTTHADTNGLSGSSNNTTNNHHSTLALLDGVNDTTATTALASTHDYNWLTKTPTNNNNNANNNNNNNNTISSNNNNDKKVAAYTASLATATAASATTTTTTNGSVNTYLPHSLSAMDVMDASSHAFNSRRPPEGRENDELQLNAYKAGGGEHHRSTSATAMIVSDRNNMTAAAASTAGPDAVHIQSSKEAANGKINVQVTVLVDTTNTHHHQLQQSMLMPAHTLSMESLNSTAATLANLKKQRSLSRTNNGILISENGSVLGAANNTSNTINNHLHTGSANNNNSILANDTSSGAVNQQPLSGGLHPSHLEFNNGASIGAGGGGGSITSGGEQSTGYSNASSMNKFSGITGDVVSDSTSSKKCCTLM from the exons ATGGTCAAGGGCATTTTGGTGAACCGCAAAGCGGATGATGCGCACAAGGCGCAGCTGAAAATGGAGCACGCCGACCTCGTCGCCGAGATGCAAACGGTGGAAAATCTGCCGACGCACGAGCGCCTGCAGCTGGCGCGACT CCGCCGCACACAACAGCTTAAGGTCGCGCGTCAAAAGGAGAAGGAGTGGCTGAAATTACAACGCGCCAAAGGTAACGCGACCTCAGCGCTCAGCGGCAGTCACACCACACATCACTTTCGTTCGAACTCGGGCAGCGCCAGTCGCCACATATCCTTCGAGAGCAGCGTTGTGCTGCTGGAGGCAGCCAGCCGCAATGATATGCACGAAGTGGCCGAACTGCTGGAGCGTGGCATAACGCCGGATGCCGCGAATGAGGACGGCTTAACGGCGCTACATCAATGTTGCATCGATAATAATGTTGAAATGTTGCGCCTGCTGCTGGAGTATGGCGCGAATGTGGACGCACAGGATAGTGATAAATGGACGCCATTGCATGCGGCGGCCACATGCGGACACTTGGAGCTGGTGCGCATACTCATCGATCATGGTGCGAATTTGTTGGCGGTGAATACGGATGGTAATATGCCGTATGATCTGTGCGACGATGAGAATACCTTGGACTATATAGAGGCTGAGATGTCGAAGCGCGGCGTGACGCAGGAGCTGATCGATGAAACGCGCTCGTCGACAGAACGTCAAATGCTGAAGGATCTGATGGAGGTGGCGCGCACGGGCGGTGATCTTGAAGAGCCGGACTACCAGGGTGCTACGCCG CTACACATAGCTGCGGCAAATGGTTATGTGCGCGTGGTGGAGTTCCTGCTGGAGATGCATGTCAATGTGGACGCGGTGGATAAAGATATGTGGTCGCCGGTGCATGCGGCCGCATGTTGGGGTCAT cTGGAGGTGCTAGAAATGCTTGCGCAATGTGGTGCCGACCTGAATGCCAAAAATAAGGATGACGAAACGCCCTCAG ATATTTGCGAGGATCCTGAGATACGCGAGCGCATCGAACAGCTAAAAACCGAGCAGGAGAGTAAACGTCTGGCAGAGGCGCAGCGGCGGCGTGTACGACGCTCACAAAGCAATAACACACG CGCCCAGTCTGTGCGCCGCACCTCCCTACGAGACAAGACGCTAACAACCAAAAAGGACGCCGTCGAAGAGGCGCGTCTGCGTTTACAAGCACAAGAAGTCTTCATAGCGCCGGACGGCACAACGCACGCCGACACAAATGGTCTtagcggcagcagcaacaacactacCAATAATCATCATTCCACGTTGGCGCTATTGGATGGCGTCAACGACACGACAGCCACCACAGCACTTGCCTCCACGCACGACTACAATTGGCTAACGAAAACgccaacaaataataataacaatgccaacaacaataataataataacaatacgaTTAGTAGTAATAATAACAACGATAAGAAAGTTGCAGCATATACAGCTAGTCTTGCAACGGCGACGGCGGCGTCGGCAaccacaacgacaacaacaaacggTAGTGTTAACACGTATTTGCCGCATTCGCTGTCCGCCATGGATGTGATGGATGCCTCGTCGCATGCATTTAATTCACGTCGACCGCCGGAGGGTCGTGAAAATGACGAATTACAGTTGAACGCCTACAAAGCCGGTGGCGGCGAACATCATCGTTCGACATCGGCGACAGCAATGATTGTTAGCGATCGTAACAATATGACGGCGGCGGCCGCATCGACGGCCGGCCCGGATGCGGTGCACATACAGTCCAGCAAGGAGGCGGCGAATGGCAAGATAAATGTGCAAGTGACAGTGCTCGTGG ACACTACCAATACGCATCATCATCAACTGCAGCAAAGCATGCTTATGCCAGCGCATACACTCTCCATGGAGAGTCTAAACTCTACGGCAGCCACACTGGCCAATTTGAAGAAGCAACGTTCGCTTTCGCGTACAAATAACGGTATACTGATAAGTGAAAATGGTTCTGTTCTAGGAGCCgccaacaacaccagcaacacgATCAACAATCATCTGCACACTGGCAgcgctaacaacaacaattcaataCTTGCGAACGACACAAGCAGCGGCGCGGTGAATCAGCAACCACTGAGCGGTGGTCTACATCCCAGTCACCTGGAGTTCAACAACGGTGCGAGTATCGGTGcgggtggtggtggtggtagtATAACGAGCGGTGGCGAGCAGTCGACCGGCTACTCGAACGCCTCGTCGATGAACAAGTTCAGCGGTATAACGGGTGATGTGGTTAGTGATAGCACGAGTTCCAAAAAATGCTGTACGCTAATGTGA
- the MYPT-75D gene encoding protein phosphatase 1 regulatory subunit 16A isoform X2 produces MVKGILVNRKADDAHKAQLKMEHADLVAEMQTVENLPTHERLQLARLRRTQQLKVARQKEKEWLKLQRAKGNATSALSGSHTTHHFRSNSGSASRHISFESSVVLLEAASRNDMHEVAELLERGITPDAANEDGLTALHQCCIDNNVEMLRLLLEYGANVDAQDSDKWTPLHAAATCGHLELVRILIDHGANLLAVNTDGNMPYDLCDDENTLDYIEAEMSKRGVTQELIDETRSSTERQMLKDLMEVARTGGDLEEPDYQGATPLHIAAANGYVRVVEFLLEMHVNVDAVDKDMWSPVHAAACWGHLEVLEMLAQCGADLNAKNKDDETPSDICEDPEIRERIEQLKTEQESKRLAEAQRRRVRRSQSNNTRAQSVRRTSLRDKTLTTKKDAVEEARLRLQAQEVFIAPDGTTHADTNGLSGSSNNTTNNHHSTLALLDGVNDTTATTALASTHDYNWLTKTPTNNNNNANNNNNNNNTISSNNNNDKKVAAYTASLATATAASATTTTTTNGSVNTYLPHSLSAMDVMDASSHAFNSRRPPEGRENDELQLNAYKAGGGEHHRSTSATAMIVSDRNNMTAAAASTAGPDAVHIQSSKEAANGKINVQVTVLVGAANNTSNTINNHLHTGSANNNNSILANDTSSGAVNQQPLSGGLHPSHLEFNNGASIGAGGGGGSITSGGEQSTGYSNASSMNKFSGITGDVVSDSTSSKKCCTLM; encoded by the exons ATGGTCAAGGGCATTTTGGTGAACCGCAAAGCGGATGATGCGCACAAGGCGCAGCTGAAAATGGAGCACGCCGACCTCGTCGCCGAGATGCAAACGGTGGAAAATCTGCCGACGCACGAGCGCCTGCAGCTGGCGCGACT CCGCCGCACACAACAGCTTAAGGTCGCGCGTCAAAAGGAGAAGGAGTGGCTGAAATTACAACGCGCCAAAGGTAACGCGACCTCAGCGCTCAGCGGCAGTCACACCACACATCACTTTCGTTCGAACTCGGGCAGCGCCAGTCGCCACATATCCTTCGAGAGCAGCGTTGTGCTGCTGGAGGCAGCCAGCCGCAATGATATGCACGAAGTGGCCGAACTGCTGGAGCGTGGCATAACGCCGGATGCCGCGAATGAGGACGGCTTAACGGCGCTACATCAATGTTGCATCGATAATAATGTTGAAATGTTGCGCCTGCTGCTGGAGTATGGCGCGAATGTGGACGCACAGGATAGTGATAAATGGACGCCATTGCATGCGGCGGCCACATGCGGACACTTGGAGCTGGTGCGCATACTCATCGATCATGGTGCGAATTTGTTGGCGGTGAATACGGATGGTAATATGCCGTATGATCTGTGCGACGATGAGAATACCTTGGACTATATAGAGGCTGAGATGTCGAAGCGCGGCGTGACGCAGGAGCTGATCGATGAAACGCGCTCGTCGACAGAACGTCAAATGCTGAAGGATCTGATGGAGGTGGCGCGCACGGGCGGTGATCTTGAAGAGCCGGACTACCAGGGTGCTACGCCG CTACACATAGCTGCGGCAAATGGTTATGTGCGCGTGGTGGAGTTCCTGCTGGAGATGCATGTCAATGTGGACGCGGTGGATAAAGATATGTGGTCGCCGGTGCATGCGGCCGCATGTTGGGGTCAT cTGGAGGTGCTAGAAATGCTTGCGCAATGTGGTGCCGACCTGAATGCCAAAAATAAGGATGACGAAACGCCCTCAG ATATTTGCGAGGATCCTGAGATACGCGAGCGCATCGAACAGCTAAAAACCGAGCAGGAGAGTAAACGTCTGGCAGAGGCGCAGCGGCGGCGTGTACGACGCTCACAAAGCAATAACACACG CGCCCAGTCTGTGCGCCGCACCTCCCTACGAGACAAGACGCTAACAACCAAAAAGGACGCCGTCGAAGAGGCGCGTCTGCGTTTACAAGCACAAGAAGTCTTCATAGCGCCGGACGGCACAACGCACGCCGACACAAATGGTCTtagcggcagcagcaacaacactacCAATAATCATCATTCCACGTTGGCGCTATTGGATGGCGTCAACGACACGACAGCCACCACAGCACTTGCCTCCACGCACGACTACAATTGGCTAACGAAAACgccaacaaataataataacaatgccaacaacaataataataataacaatacgaTTAGTAGTAATAATAACAACGATAAGAAAGTTGCAGCATATACAGCTAGTCTTGCAACGGCGACGGCGGCGTCGGCAaccacaacgacaacaacaaacggTAGTGTTAACACGTATTTGCCGCATTCGCTGTCCGCCATGGATGTGATGGATGCCTCGTCGCATGCATTTAATTCACGTCGACCGCCGGAGGGTCGTGAAAATGACGAATTACAGTTGAACGCCTACAAAGCCGGTGGCGGCGAACATCATCGTTCGACATCGGCGACAGCAATGATTGTTAGCGATCGTAACAATATGACGGCGGCGGCCGCATCGACGGCCGGCCCGGATGCGGTGCACATACAGTCCAGCAAGGAGGCGGCGAATGGCAAGATAAATGTGCAAGTGACAGTGCTCGTGG GAGCCgccaacaacaccagcaacacgATCAACAATCATCTGCACACTGGCAgcgctaacaacaacaattcaataCTTGCGAACGACACAAGCAGCGGCGCGGTGAATCAGCAACCACTGAGCGGTGGTCTACATCCCAGTCACCTGGAGTTCAACAACGGTGCGAGTATCGGTGcgggtggtggtggtggtagtATAACGAGCGGTGGCGAGCAGTCGACCGGCTACTCGAACGCCTCGTCGATGAACAAGTTCAGCGGTATAACGGGTGATGTGGTTAGTGATAGCACGAGTTCCAAAAAATGCTGTACGCTAATGTGA